In Agarivorans gilvus, one genomic interval encodes:
- a CDS encoding GFA family protein encodes MSEQHQGSCLCGQVHYSVSGEFDSFYLCYCRHCQKDSGSAHAANLFSSQAKLTWLSGEALVRTYQLPNSRHVKSFCQHCGSALPAQLEGLLQVPAGSLDSELILRPRAKIFMASAAKWRKELKEVPSYQQLPDDLDT; translated from the coding sequence ATGAGTGAACAGCATCAAGGCAGTTGTTTGTGTGGTCAGGTTCATTATTCAGTGAGTGGTGAATTTGACAGCTTTTACCTGTGTTATTGCCGTCATTGTCAAAAGGACAGTGGTTCGGCACATGCGGCCAATTTGTTTTCTAGTCAGGCTAAGTTAACTTGGCTTAGTGGGGAAGCTTTAGTTCGCACTTATCAGTTGCCTAACAGTCGCCATGTAAAAAGCTTTTGTCAGCATTGTGGTTCGGCTTTACCGGCTCAACTGGAGGGGTTACTGCAAGTCCCCGCGGGGAGTCTCGATAGTGAGTTAATACTAAGGCCGAGAGCTAAAATCTTTATGGCTAGTGCGGCTAAGTGGCGTAAAGAGTTAAAGGAAGTGCCGAGTTATCAGCAACTTCCCGATGATTTAGATACTTAA
- a CDS encoding linear amide C-N hydrolase — protein sequence MKKSLISALIAATAIFSISETAHACSRLVTDTQHGTLVIRTADWYSAAPFDGHVSVFPVASQRTMRGEVSSYKNAYQQWQTKYHTVSFEEHGAFNGLSGHTVNDQGLNVAALSQSDSEPFLAQHKDNGAPAVNIADVATFIAENYATVAEVKAALDNKAFQFAWADAPNGLEHAAGLHYSIVDKDGNIMLIQLGEGGVPQYELGDADSDLRVKTNDPFQNKQREFVSQFDIKDPKVAASLPWGIGGKQRNVRLLAVSEQLNTEGLNYQQTVARQRSAMDVAGTVPFEIQDPATGEDYPTFFTVQLNLDNGDIWFRSEMTRADMSFNIEDTKGFSQAMTANIQQQVDNGATELTWKAYQ from the coding sequence ATGAAAAAATCACTTATTAGCGCTTTAATCGCAGCGACCGCCATATTCAGTATTAGCGAAACCGCTCATGCCTGTTCACGTTTAGTCACCGATACCCAACATGGTACTTTAGTAATACGCACCGCCGACTGGTATAGCGCTGCCCCTTTTGACGGACACGTGTCTGTATTCCCAGTTGCTAGCCAACGCACCATGCGGGGCGAAGTCAGCAGCTATAAAAATGCTTACCAACAATGGCAAACCAAATACCACACTGTTTCTTTTGAAGAGCACGGCGCATTTAACGGTCTATCTGGTCACACAGTTAATGACCAAGGCCTTAACGTAGCCGCCTTGTCACAATCTGATAGCGAACCCTTTTTAGCCCAGCATAAAGATAATGGCGCACCCGCTGTGAACATCGCCGATGTAGCCACCTTTATTGCTGAAAACTACGCCACAGTAGCCGAAGTAAAAGCCGCGCTAGACAATAAAGCGTTCCAATTTGCTTGGGCCGATGCGCCTAATGGTTTAGAGCACGCCGCTGGCCTGCATTATTCCATCGTAGACAAAGACGGTAATATCATGTTGATTCAATTGGGCGAAGGTGGCGTTCCTCAGTATGAACTAGGTGATGCAGACTCTGATTTACGCGTAAAAACCAACGACCCCTTTCAAAATAAACAACGCGAATTTGTAAGCCAGTTTGATATTAAAGATCCAAAGGTTGCGGCGTCACTGCCTTGGGGAATTGGCGGCAAACAACGTAATGTACGTTTGTTAGCGGTATCAGAGCAATTAAATACCGAAGGCTTGAACTACCAACAAACAGTCGCTCGCCAACGCAGTGCGATGGATGTAGCCGGCACAGTACCTTTTGAAATTCAAGACCCAGCAACAGGTGAAGACTACCCTACTTTCTTTACCGTACAGCTTAACTTGGATAATGGTGACATTTGGTTTAGAAGCGAAATGACCCGTGCCGATATGAGCTTTAACATTGAAGATACCAAAGGGTTTAGCCAAGCCATGACAGCCAACATTCAACAACAAGTAGACAATGGCGCAACAGAACTGACTTGGAAAGCCTACCAATAA